The Oncorhynchus mykiss isolate Arlee chromosome 17, USDA_OmykA_1.1, whole genome shotgun sequence genomic interval AGTCGGACCTGAGATTCAAACTCGCAACCTTCTGGACATTTCTGTTATAAATAACTGGAAATCGAAATTGCTTCAGTTTTAAGTATTTTGTAAGGAACATTTGTATGAACAATATTTTCCAGTTTACTGGCTCACCTCtctaaccgccaggctacctaCTTTATGGAAGTGGGCTGCTTCCTGGGCTTGCAACCTGGACTCCGGGGTatatgtaacatagtaaacgtaatcCGGGATACTCAATTAGTATACATGACATTTCGTATAGTATGTATTAATTTTCAGATATCCATAATCCATTGTGTATGATACTTTACTGATTACAATTcatatatgttacaaatttgctaaacgtttgatatgttacgaattccaatttgttgtagctaatgttagctaggtggtaACCTAGCTAGGCTTGGAGTTAGGGTCAaggttatgagttaggttaaagggttaaactAATTCACTTTTCACCCGGTGAAACTCTTTCCAACGGGGTAACCTGGGCCAGATAATCGAATCCCCTCAATGCTGCGCATCTTGGTTGGAGAGAAGCGCATGCAGCGGCTCACGTGACTAATTCCCGGAAGCCACCTCTACATGACCAGCCTTTAGCTACACAAAGTCTCCGCTCGTCCTTATCTCAAGTGAAGCTAACGTTGGTTGTTGATGCCATTTTCATTTTGTTGCTAATTGTCTGTCACTAATATGAATACGTTTAATTTGAAGGCTTTATTTATAAATAACAATATACAGACCACAGAGTAGCAGCCGCAGGCTACTTAATAGCACGCACCCACCCACAACCAAATATGAACACGATCATGTCAGACAGAGTACGCAAATTAGTTTCTGCAACCTTGATACAACCTTGGACATGGCCGATTATTACCGCCCCAAAGGTAAGCAAACGATTAGTCTCAAGGAAGAAGTTTCACATggttaacaacaacaaaacacaatcTCTCTTGTGCATGTAAACAAGTTGTCTTTGGTTGCAACGGCAGCCTGCATTCAAATGGTGGGTTACAATGTTGTGAGGTGAGGATTTACTCCTACTCTATAGCATTGGGAGGAAGTGATTTATTGTTATCTGCCGTAATATAATTTTCCATGTTCTTGTTTGCTGACCACACACAGGCATTTGTAGGATGCATTCACAGAATTTGCATATTGGAAATCAGTTTTGCTACCCTAAATCTGAAACTTATCGTTACAGGTCCAGCTCTCCACTCTATCCAGTGAGCCTGTCATCGCTTCCAAAAAGCCTTTCAAGGTGGAGCTTGTTGGGGGAAAGCGTTACTCATGGTGCACTTGTGGACAC includes:
- the LOC110493638 gene encoding CDGSH iron-sulfur domain-containing protein 3, mitochondrial, encoding MNTIMSDRVRKLVSATLIQPWTWPIITAPKVQLSTLSSEPVIASKKPFKVELVGGKRYSWCTCGHSKKQPFCDGTHKTKAQGLMPLRFIPEKDSKAWLCGCKYTANPPYCDGTHKQEFIQSALLPENTDS